One segment of Paraburkholderia caribensis DNA contains the following:
- a CDS encoding gamma-glutamyl-gamma-aminobutyrate hydrolase family protein gives MQMKPLVGVTADRTMMGPHPSHVAGEKYLAAVVDGAQALAMLLPALGDRQAPDDLFAHIDGLLFTGSYSNVEPHRYGGHASAPGTLHDAARDATTLPLMRAAIDAGIPVLAICRGFQEMNVVFGGTLHQSVQTVDGYDDHRENKEDDLDVQYGPSHALHLMQGGLLQKLAGGASEVRVNSLHGQGVERLGDGLTVEAHAPDGLIEAISVTHARAFTLGVQWHPEWKHASDTLSTAIFRAFGTACRERMRMRTGSAAAASAHV, from the coding sequence ATGCAAATGAAACCTTTAGTCGGCGTCACGGCCGACAGAACGATGATGGGTCCGCATCCTTCGCATGTGGCCGGCGAAAAGTACCTCGCGGCCGTGGTCGACGGCGCGCAAGCGCTTGCGATGCTGCTACCCGCGTTAGGCGACCGGCAGGCGCCGGACGATCTGTTCGCGCATATCGACGGCCTGCTGTTTACGGGCAGCTATTCGAATGTCGAGCCGCATCGTTATGGCGGTCACGCGAGCGCACCCGGCACGCTGCACGACGCCGCACGCGACGCGACGACGCTGCCGCTGATGCGCGCCGCGATCGACGCAGGCATCCCCGTGCTCGCTATTTGCCGTGGCTTTCAGGAAATGAATGTCGTGTTCGGCGGGACGCTGCATCAAAGCGTTCAAACGGTGGACGGCTATGACGATCACCGCGAGAACAAGGAAGACGACCTCGACGTGCAGTACGGGCCTTCGCATGCGCTGCATCTGATGCAAGGCGGGCTGTTGCAGAAGCTCGCCGGCGGCGCAAGCGAAGTGCGCGTGAATTCACTGCACGGCCAGGGCGTCGAGCGGCTCGGCGACGGCCTCACGGTCGAAGCCCACGCGCCGGACGGGCTGATCGAAGCGATCAGCGTGACGCATGCGCGCGCCTTCACGCTGGGTGTGCAATGGCACCCGGAATGGAAGCACGCAAGCGACACGCTATCGACAGCGATCTTCCGTGCGTTCGGCACGGCGTGCCGCGAACGAATGCGCATGAGGACGGGTTCGGCAGCGGCTGCAAGCGCACATGTCTGA
- a CDS encoding ABC transporter permease subunit produces MIKPNKPLSATVLTLGFLFLYIPIISLVVFSFNESKLVTVWSGFSLKWYGALLHDDELLTAAWLSLKIGLMTACASVVIGTWAGFVLARFGRFRGFTFFAGMINAPLVIPEVIQGISLLLLFVALEQMIGWPKGRGVLTMWIGHVMLCVSYVAIIVQSRIKELNRSLEEAALDLGATPFKVFFVITLPLISQALLSGWLLSFTLSIDDLVLSAFLSGPGSTTLPLVVFSRVRLGLNPEMNALATLFITAVTIGVIVVNQWMLMRDRKRTRDMQMAFAIADAADAPSTTTRPAVATNTLDTANA; encoded by the coding sequence ATGATCAAGCCGAACAAGCCTTTGTCCGCCACGGTGCTGACGCTCGGATTTCTCTTTCTCTACATTCCGATCATCAGCCTTGTCGTGTTCTCGTTCAACGAATCGAAGCTCGTCACCGTCTGGTCCGGCTTCTCGCTGAAGTGGTATGGGGCGCTGCTGCATGACGACGAACTGCTCACGGCCGCGTGGCTGTCGCTGAAGATCGGCTTGATGACGGCGTGCGCGTCCGTCGTGATCGGCACGTGGGCGGGTTTCGTGCTGGCGCGCTTTGGGCGCTTTCGCGGCTTCACGTTCTTCGCCGGCATGATCAACGCGCCGCTGGTGATTCCCGAAGTGATTCAGGGCATATCGCTACTGCTGCTCTTCGTCGCGCTGGAACAGATGATCGGCTGGCCCAAGGGACGCGGCGTGCTGACGATGTGGATCGGCCACGTGATGCTGTGTGTTTCGTACGTCGCAATCATCGTGCAGTCACGCATCAAGGAACTGAACCGGTCTCTCGAAGAAGCGGCACTCGATCTCGGCGCGACACCGTTCAAGGTGTTCTTCGTCATCACGCTGCCGCTGATCTCGCAGGCCTTGCTGTCCGGCTGGCTGCTGTCGTTCACGCTTTCCATCGACGATCTCGTGCTGTCCGCATTCCTGTCCGGCCCGGGCTCGACGACGCTGCCGCTGGTGGTGTTCTCGCGCGTGCGCCTTGGCCTGAACCCGGAAATGAATGCACTTGCCACGCTCTTCATCACGGCCGTGACGATCGGCGTGATCGTCGTCAATCAATGGATGTTGATGCGCGACCGCAAGCGCACTCGCGACATGCAGATGGCGTTCGCAATAGCCGACGCCGCCGATGCCCCTTCGACAACCACACGCCCTGCCGTGGCGACCAACACGCTCGATACGGCCAACGCATAA
- a CDS encoding polyamine ABC transporter substrate-binding protein → MSVCHLRHAVAGAALVVVTGIAALSGTAAQAADTELNVYNWSDYIAKDTIPNFEKQTGIKVKYDNYDSDDTLQAKLLAGSSGYDIVVPTSNYMAKQIQAGVYQKLDKSQMPNLKNLDPTLMKMISDADPGNQYGVPWAYGTDGIGYNVQAVQKVLGPNAPVDSWALVFDPANMSKLKSCGVSFLDQAVDVFAATLQYMHKDPNSTNPGDYQAAYEVLKKVRPYITQFNSSGYINDLANNDVCVVVGWSGDVGIARRRTQEAKRSYEVKFSNVKEGGLLWFDVMVVPKDAPHPEAAMKWINFISDAKNNAAITNEVFYPTANRAARQFVTPAVAQDQTVYPADDVIAKMTLMKPMPTDILRLENRLWAQLKTGH, encoded by the coding sequence ATGAGCGTTTGTCATCTTCGTCATGCGGTCGCGGGGGCCGCGCTGGTAGTCGTGACGGGCATTGCCGCACTGTCGGGAACGGCAGCGCAGGCGGCCGATACCGAACTGAACGTCTATAACTGGTCCGACTACATCGCGAAAGACACGATTCCAAACTTCGAGAAACAGACGGGCATCAAGGTCAAGTACGACAACTACGACAGCGACGACACGTTGCAGGCCAAACTGCTTGCCGGCAGTTCCGGCTATGACATCGTGGTGCCGACGTCGAACTATATGGCCAAACAGATTCAGGCCGGCGTCTATCAGAAGCTCGACAAATCGCAGATGCCGAATCTGAAGAATCTCGACCCGACCTTGATGAAGATGATTTCCGACGCGGACCCGGGTAACCAGTACGGCGTGCCGTGGGCATACGGCACGGACGGCATCGGCTACAACGTGCAGGCCGTGCAGAAAGTGCTGGGCCCGAATGCGCCTGTTGACAGCTGGGCGCTCGTGTTCGATCCCGCCAACATGTCGAAGCTCAAGAGCTGCGGCGTGTCGTTCCTCGATCAGGCCGTCGACGTATTCGCCGCGACGCTGCAATACATGCACAAGGACCCGAACAGCACGAACCCCGGCGACTACCAGGCGGCGTACGAAGTGCTGAAGAAAGTCCGCCCGTACATCACCCAGTTCAACTCGTCGGGCTATATCAACGACCTCGCGAATAACGACGTTTGCGTGGTGGTCGGCTGGTCCGGCGACGTCGGCATCGCGCGGCGCCGCACGCAGGAAGCGAAGCGCTCATACGAAGTCAAGTTCTCGAACGTGAAGGAAGGCGGGCTGCTGTGGTTCGACGTGATGGTCGTGCCGAAAGACGCACCGCATCCCGAAGCCGCGATGAAGTGGATCAACTTCATTTCGGACGCGAAGAACAATGCAGCCATTACCAACGAAGTGTTCTACCCCACCGCCAATCGCGCCGCGCGCCAGTTCGTCACCCCGGCTGTCGCGCAGGATCAGACGGTCTATCCGGCCGACGACGTGATCGCAAAGATGACGCTGATGAAACCGATGCCGACGGATATTCTGCGGCTCGAAAACCGCCTTTGGGCACAACTGAAAACCGGTCATTGA
- a CDS encoding glutamine synthetase family protein encodes MQDIDEFLKKHHITEIEAIIPDMAGIARGKIIPRSKFESGESMRLPQAVMIQTVTGEYPEDGSLTGVTDPDMVCVPDPSTIRIIPWAVDPTAQVIHDCVHFDGTPVAISPRRVLRRVLDLYKAKGWKPVIAPELEFYLVDMNKDPDLPLQPPVGRTGRPETGRQAYSIEAVNEFDPLFEDIYEYCDIQELEVDTLIHEVGAAQMEINFLHGDPLKLADQVFLFKRTVREAALRHHMYATFMAKPMENEPGSAMHVHQSLVDEETGQNLFTGSDGKPTDLFNQYLAGLQKYTPALMPIFAPYINSYRRLSRFMAAPINVQWGYDNRTVGFRIPHSGPQARRIENRIPGVDCNPYLAIAGTLAAGYLGMTQRLTPTEPLTSDGYELPYQLPRNLEEGLTLMGACEPLAEIMGEQFVKAYLALKETEYEAFFRVISSWERKHLLLHV; translated from the coding sequence ATGCAAGACATTGACGAGTTTCTGAAGAAGCATCACATCACCGAAATCGAGGCGATCATTCCCGACATGGCAGGGATCGCGCGCGGCAAGATCATTCCGCGCAGCAAGTTCGAATCCGGCGAATCCATGCGCCTGCCGCAAGCCGTGATGATCCAGACGGTGACGGGCGAATATCCCGAAGACGGCTCGCTCACGGGCGTCACCGACCCGGACATGGTGTGCGTGCCCGATCCATCGACGATCCGCATTATTCCGTGGGCCGTCGATCCCACCGCGCAGGTGATTCACGACTGCGTGCATTTCGACGGCACCCCCGTCGCGATCTCGCCGCGCCGCGTGCTGCGCCGCGTGCTCGATCTCTACAAGGCCAAAGGCTGGAAGCCTGTCATCGCACCAGAGCTGGAGTTCTATCTGGTCGACATGAACAAGGACCCCGACCTGCCCTTGCAACCGCCCGTCGGGCGCACCGGCCGTCCCGAAACAGGACGTCAGGCGTATTCGATCGAAGCCGTGAACGAATTCGACCCGCTCTTCGAGGACATCTACGAGTACTGCGATATTCAGGAACTCGAAGTCGACACGCTGATTCACGAAGTCGGCGCCGCGCAGATGGAAATCAACTTCCTGCACGGCGATCCGCTCAAGCTCGCCGACCAGGTCTTTCTGTTCAAGCGCACCGTGCGCGAAGCGGCGCTGCGTCATCACATGTACGCGACGTTCATGGCAAAGCCGATGGAGAACGAACCCGGTTCCGCGATGCACGTGCACCAAAGCCTCGTCGATGAAGAGACAGGCCAGAACCTGTTCACGGGCAGCGACGGCAAGCCGACCGACCTGTTCAACCAGTACCTCGCCGGCCTGCAGAAGTACACGCCCGCATTGATGCCGATCTTCGCGCCGTACATCAATTCATATCGGCGCCTGTCGCGCTTTATGGCCGCGCCGATCAACGTGCAATGGGGTTACGACAACCGCACGGTGGGCTTCCGCATTCCGCATTCGGGCCCGCAGGCACGCCGCATCGAGAACCGCATTCCGGGCGTGGACTGCAATCCGTATCTGGCGATTGCGGGCACACTCGCGGCCGGCTATCTCGGCATGACGCAGCGGCTCACGCCGACCGAGCCGCTCACCAGCGACGGCTATGAATTGCCGTACCAGTTGCCGCGCAATCTCGAAGAAGGACTCACGTTGATGGGCGCGTGCGAGCCGCTCGCCGAAATCATGGGCGAGCAGTTCGTCAAGGCGTATCTCGCGCTGAAGGAAACCGAATATGAAGCGTTCTTCCGCGTGATCAGTTCGTGGGAACGCAAGCATTTGCTGCTGCACGTCTGA
- a CDS encoding ABC transporter permease subunit, translating to MRNPAQTSAAQLRAAPNASPALASFKQRLAKLLPSGRSTVIGIPFIWLAVFFALPFVLVLKISFADLRLGIPPYTELVSVKDGMVHFALQLSHYAFLLQDSLDVATYLSSLKMAAVSTLCCLLIGYPIAYYIARSAPATRNLLMMGVMLPFWTSFLIRVYAWIGILKDDGLLNHTLIALGLIHTPFRLYHTDIGVYIGMVYSYLPFMVMPLYAHLVKMDLTLLEAAYDLGAKPWTAFTRITLPLSKNGIIAGSLLVFIPAVGEYVIPELLGGADTLMIGRVMWDEFFNDMDWPMASAVTVAMVLLLLVPMAVFQYYQVKELEGAK from the coding sequence ATGAGAAATCCCGCCCAAACCTCCGCGGCGCAACTGCGCGCCGCCCCGAATGCGAGCCCCGCGCTCGCATCGTTCAAGCAGCGCCTCGCGAAGCTGCTCCCTTCGGGCCGCAGCACCGTGATCGGCATTCCCTTCATCTGGCTCGCGGTGTTCTTCGCGCTGCCTTTCGTGCTGGTGCTGAAGATCAGTTTTGCCGATTTGCGCCTTGGCATTCCGCCTTATACGGAACTCGTCAGCGTGAAGGACGGCATGGTGCATTTCGCGCTGCAACTGAGCCATTACGCGTTCCTGTTGCAGGACAGCCTAGACGTCGCAACGTATCTCAGTTCGCTGAAGATGGCCGCCGTCTCGACCCTCTGCTGCCTGTTGATCGGCTATCCGATCGCGTACTACATCGCGCGTTCGGCACCCGCTACGCGCAACCTGCTGATGATGGGCGTGATGCTGCCGTTCTGGACGTCGTTTCTGATCCGCGTGTACGCGTGGATCGGCATTCTGAAAGACGACGGCCTGCTCAATCACACGCTGATCGCGCTCGGCCTGATTCACACGCCCTTTCGCCTCTATCACACGGATATCGGCGTCTATATCGGCATGGTCTATTCGTACTTGCCGTTCATGGTGATGCCGCTGTATGCGCATCTCGTGAAGATGGACCTGACCCTGCTCGAGGCCGCCTACGACCTCGGCGCAAAACCGTGGACGGCGTTCACACGCATCACGTTGCCGCTGTCGAAGAACGGGATTATCGCGGGGTCGCTACTCGTGTTCATTCCCGCTGTCGGCGAATACGTGATACCGGAACTGCTCGGCGGCGCGGACACGCTGATGATCGGCCGCGTGATGTGGGATGAGTTCTTCAACGACATGGACTGGCCGATGGCGTCCGCCGTGACCGTGGCGATGGTGCTGCTGTTGCTCGTGCCGATGGCCGTATTCCAGTACTACCAGGTCAAGGAACTGGAGGGTGCGAAATGA
- a CDS encoding aspartate aminotransferase family protein, whose translation MSYRTEEVAYVQSAQPAAKASASQQQRSTAEYRALDAAHHIHPFSDMGALNRAGSRVIVKAEGVYLWDSDGNKIIDGMAGLWCVNVGYGRKELADAAYRQLQELPFYNTFFKTTHPPIIELSALLAELTPAPFNHFFYCNSGSEGNDTVLRIVHQYWATQGKKLKKFVISRKNGYHGSTIAGGTLGGMGYMHEQMPSQVEHIVHIDQPYWFGEGGDMTPEEFGLERARQLETEILELGAENVAAFIGEPFQGAGGVIFPPSTYWPEIQRICRKYDVLLVADEVIGGFGRTGEWFAHQHFGFEPDLITMAKGLTSGYIPMGAVGLHDRIAEAIIENGEFNHGLTYSGHPVAAAVAVANLRLLRDEKIVERVKSETGPYFQRSLRETFANHPIVGEVAGAGLVAGIQLAQNPKTRQRFENGGDVGTICRDFCFNGNLIMRATGDRMLLSPPLVVTKSEIDEIVAKAKRAIDATAQQLGLS comes from the coding sequence ATGAGTTACAGAACAGAAGAAGTCGCTTACGTGCAGTCCGCGCAACCGGCCGCGAAGGCGAGTGCTTCGCAACAGCAGCGCAGCACGGCTGAATACCGCGCGCTCGATGCCGCGCATCATATTCATCCGTTCTCCGATATGGGCGCGCTCAATCGTGCGGGCAGCCGCGTGATCGTCAAGGCAGAAGGCGTCTATCTGTGGGACTCCGATGGCAACAAGATCATCGACGGCATGGCGGGACTGTGGTGCGTCAACGTCGGCTATGGCCGCAAAGAACTCGCGGACGCGGCGTACAGGCAGTTGCAGGAACTCCCCTTCTACAACACGTTCTTCAAGACCACGCACCCGCCCATCATTGAACTGTCGGCCTTGCTCGCCGAATTGACGCCCGCGCCGTTCAATCACTTCTTCTACTGCAATAGCGGCTCGGAAGGCAACGATACGGTGCTGCGCATCGTTCATCAGTATTGGGCGACGCAAGGCAAGAAACTGAAGAAGTTCGTCATTTCGCGCAAGAACGGCTATCACGGTTCGACGATCGCGGGCGGCACGCTCGGCGGCATGGGCTATATGCACGAGCAGATGCCTTCGCAGGTAGAGCACATCGTGCATATCGATCAGCCGTACTGGTTCGGTGAAGGCGGCGACATGACGCCGGAGGAATTCGGCCTCGAACGCGCGCGTCAGCTCGAAACGGAGATTCTCGAGCTTGGGGCTGAGAACGTTGCTGCGTTTATCGGTGAGCCTTTCCAGGGAGCGGGCGGCGTGATCTTTCCGCCTTCTACCTACTGGCCGGAAATCCAGCGCATCTGCCGCAAGTACGACGTGCTGCTGGTCGCCGATGAAGTGATCGGCGGCTTCGGACGCACGGGCGAATGGTTCGCGCATCAGCATTTCGGCTTCGAACCCGACCTCATCACCATGGCGAAGGGCTTGACGAGCGGCTACATCCCGATGGGCGCCGTCGGCCTGCACGACCGCATTGCCGAGGCGATCATCGAGAACGGCGAGTTCAATCACGGACTCACGTATTCCGGCCACCCCGTCGCCGCCGCCGTGGCCGTCGCGAACCTGAGGCTGTTGCGCGACGAAAAGATCGTCGAGCGCGTGAAGAGCGAAACGGGGCCGTATTTCCAGCGGTCGCTGCGCGAGACGTTCGCGAACCATCCTATTGTCGGTGAAGTGGCGGGCGCGGGACTTGTCGCGGGCATCCAGCTCGCGCAAAACCCGAAGACCAGACAGCGCTTCGAGAATGGCGGCGATGTCGGCACGATCTGCCGCGACTTCTGCTTCAACGGCAATCTGATCATGCGCGCCACGGGCGACCGCATGCTGCTCTCGCCGCCGCTCGTCGTCACGAAGAGCGAGATCGACGAAATCGTCGCGAAGGCGAAAAGAGCCATCGACGCAACCGCACAACAGCTAGGGCTTTCGTAA
- a CDS encoding ABC transporter ATP-binding protein yields MHTTQAANAATQPAMTKEKTDQFVRIENVVKKFGDSTAVDNVNLSIAKNELFALLGSSGCGKSTLLRMLAGLETATSGKIYVDGEDLAALPPYRRPVNMMFQSYALFPHMTVESNVAFGLKQEGTPKNEIRERVADALNLVQMSKYAKRKPHQLSGGQQQRVALARSLVKRPKLLLLDEPMSALDKKIRQKTQLELVNIIERVDVTCVMVTHDQEEAMTMASRLAVMSEGRIVQIGSPTQVYEFPNSRFSAEFIGSTNLFEGVVVEDEPDHIFVESEDLEARMYVSHGVTGPLGMPVGISVRPERVRVTREKPGAAHNWARGVVTDVAYMGSYSLYHVRLPSGKTVMSNLSSSHLMSEGAPVYQDDVFVSWSPSSGVVLTQ; encoded by the coding sequence ATGCACACCACGCAAGCAGCGAATGCGGCCACGCAGCCCGCGATGACGAAAGAGAAGACAGATCAATTCGTTCGCATCGAAAACGTCGTGAAGAAGTTCGGCGACAGTACGGCTGTCGACAACGTCAACCTGAGCATCGCGAAGAATGAACTGTTCGCGCTGCTCGGCAGTTCGGGCTGCGGCAAGTCCACGCTGTTGCGGATGCTGGCGGGCCTGGAGACGGCTACGTCCGGCAAGATCTATGTCGACGGCGAAGATCTCGCGGCCTTGCCGCCCTATCGCCGCCCCGTCAACATGATGTTCCAGTCGTATGCACTCTTTCCGCATATGACGGTCGAGTCGAATGTCGCGTTCGGCCTTAAGCAGGAGGGCACGCCGAAGAACGAGATCAGGGAGCGCGTCGCCGATGCGTTGAATCTCGTGCAGATGTCGAAGTACGCAAAGCGCAAGCCGCATCAGCTATCGGGCGGGCAGCAGCAGCGCGTCGCGCTGGCGCGCTCGCTCGTCAAGCGCCCGAAGCTGTTGCTGCTCGACGAGCCGATGTCCGCGCTCGACAAGAAGATCCGCCAGAAGACTCAACTCGAACTCGTGAACATCATCGAGAGAGTCGACGTCACCTGTGTGATGGTCACGCACGATCAGGAAGAAGCGATGACGATGGCGAGCCGCCTCGCCGTGATGAGCGAAGGCCGCATCGTGCAGATCGGCTCGCCGACGCAGGTCTACGAGTTTCCGAATAGCCGCTTTTCCGCCGAGTTCATCGGCTCGACCAATCTGTTCGAAGGTGTCGTCGTCGAGGACGAACCCGATCACATCTTTGTCGAAAGCGAGGATCTCGAAGCGCGCATGTATGTGAGCCACGGCGTAACGGGGCCACTCGGCATGCCCGTCGGCATTTCGGTGCGCCCCGAGCGCGTGCGCGTGACGCGCGAGAAGCCCGGTGCCGCGCACAACTGGGCGCGCGGCGTCGTGACGGATGTCGCGTACATGGGCAGCTATTCGCTGTATCACGTGCGCCTGCCGAGCGGCAAGACCGTCATGTCGAATCTCTCCAGTTCGCACCTGATGAGCGAAGGTGCGCCCGTCTATCAAGACGACGTGTTCGTCTCCTGGTCGCCTTCGAGCGGCGTGGTGCTGACGCAATGA
- a CDS encoding DUF3138 family protein — protein MRKKLICLLVAGALPGAAFADSTSAQIKALQQQLNALQKEVKELRAQVATAPAAKPAVGTAATPALAAAPVDITSPDYGRAPANISNDDLTTIRQQIANQQLKVDSLEDAAQTGPIAGLSVTGYIDPTYIYNRAQSSSSFLFANHESAYNYYNSTFGDLYLDIKKTFGVGPMAPSAEITLMPNRGNGITLLQNSHGDIGNNILNTAVVNVPLTGSTTFVAGLIPSFGGYEVQQSNQMLTLTHNLLYDFSDPGSYVGVGANYTAGNWAWKFFVGNEQYRTYGAVTQTGTNALGDPITTSNKIPTFTARADYTWSSALDIGGSFNIGRQTLPSAVDPVTGNVSYGVGGQAPSSGGTFFFGEVDATYTLADVQYNAELDYGQQQNAAFNGGQAQWYGLSLLAHRKFNMPVVGRMGATVRYDLLVNSKNGGGGGGIALNSNGMDVNNGFGIGADCLANSQANGGLGFECKGANRQDVALDLLFFPTQQITVKVEYRHDWANQKVFLRNDGSYSKSNDLLATQFIYSF, from the coding sequence ATGAGAAAGAAACTTATCTGTCTACTGGTAGCGGGGGCTCTGCCGGGTGCCGCTTTTGCGGACTCGACCAGCGCACAGATCAAGGCGCTTCAGCAGCAACTGAACGCGTTGCAAAAGGAAGTGAAGGAATTGCGCGCGCAGGTGGCCACCGCGCCTGCCGCGAAGCCTGCTGTGGGCACGGCCGCTACGCCCGCGTTGGCAGCGGCTCCTGTCGATATCACGTCGCCCGATTACGGCCGGGCGCCTGCCAACATCAGCAACGACGACCTGACCACGATCAGGCAGCAGATCGCGAATCAGCAGTTGAAGGTCGATTCGCTGGAAGACGCGGCGCAGACGGGGCCGATCGCAGGTCTTTCGGTGACGGGTTATATCGACCCGACGTACATCTATAACCGCGCGCAGAGTTCGTCATCGTTCCTGTTTGCGAATCACGAGAGCGCGTACAACTACTACAACAGCACGTTCGGCGATCTGTATCTCGACATCAAGAAGACATTTGGTGTCGGGCCGATGGCGCCGTCGGCGGAAATCACGTTGATGCCGAACCGTGGCAACGGCATCACGCTGCTGCAGAACTCGCACGGCGACATTGGCAACAACATCCTGAACACGGCCGTCGTCAATGTGCCGCTGACGGGGTCGACGACGTTCGTTGCGGGTTTGATTCCGAGCTTTGGCGGCTATGAAGTGCAGCAGTCGAACCAGATGCTGACGCTCACGCACAACCTGCTGTATGACTTCTCCGATCCGGGCAGCTATGTGGGTGTCGGCGCGAACTATACCGCGGGCAACTGGGCCTGGAAGTTCTTTGTCGGCAATGAACAGTACCGCACGTATGGTGCCGTCACGCAGACGGGCACGAATGCACTGGGCGATCCGATCACGACGAGCAACAAGATTCCGACGTTTACTGCGCGCGCCGACTATACGTGGTCCAGTGCGCTCGATATTGGCGGGTCGTTCAATATTGGACGTCAGACGCTGCCGAGTGCCGTCGATCCGGTGACGGGCAATGTCAGTTATGGCGTGGGCGGTCAGGCGCCCAGCTCGGGCGGGACTTTCTTCTTTGGCGAAGTCGACGCGACTTATACGCTGGCGGATGTGCAGTACAACGCTGAACTCGATTATGGGCAGCAGCAGAACGCGGCGTTCAATGGCGGCCAGGCGCAGTGGTATGGTTTGTCATTGCTCGCGCATCGGAAGTTCAATATGCCGGTGGTGGGTCGCATGGGTGCGACTGTGCGGTATGACTTGCTCGTCAATAGCAAGAATGGTGGTGGCGGTGGTGGGATTGCCTTGAATTCCAATGGTATGGATGTGAATAACGGTTTTGGTATCGGTGCTGATTGTCTCGCTAATTCGCAGGCCAATGGTGGCCTTGGGTTTGAGTGCAAGGGGGCTAACCGTCAGGATGTCGCGCTGGATCTGTTGTTCTTCCCGACGCAGCAGATTACCGTCAAGGTGGAATATCGTCATGACTGGGCTAATCAGAAGGTGTTCCTGCGGAATGATGGGTCTTATAGCAAGTCGAATGATTTGCTGGCTACGCAGTTTATTTACTCATTCTGA
- a CDS encoding cupin domain-containing protein — protein MSIEVATRLQYIRKKHGLSQRELAKRAGVTNGTISLIEQNRVSPSVGSLKKLLECIPMSLAEFFTFEIEADRTVVSRRAEMPNLGNEQIEFYLAGASVKDRNMGIMREVYQPLADTGPEMLQHAGHEGGVVVSGQLELTVDGTTWLLDPGDSYYFESRLPHRFRNPSAQQVCEVVSANSPPTF, from the coding sequence ATGTCAATTGAAGTGGCAACCCGCCTGCAGTACATCCGGAAAAAGCACGGTCTTTCGCAGCGGGAACTGGCGAAACGGGCGGGCGTGACAAACGGCACGATTTCGCTGATCGAGCAGAACCGCGTGAGTCCGTCCGTCGGATCGCTGAAGAAGCTGCTCGAATGCATACCCATGAGTCTCGCCGAATTCTTCACATTTGAAATCGAGGCCGACCGCACCGTGGTGTCGCGCCGCGCGGAGATGCCGAACCTCGGCAATGAGCAAATCGAGTTCTATCTGGCGGGCGCGAGTGTCAAGGACCGCAATATGGGCATCATGCGCGAGGTGTATCAGCCGCTCGCGGATACCGGCCCGGAAATGTTGCAGCACGCAGGGCACGAGGGCGGCGTCGTGGTCAGCGGTCAGCTCGAATTGACCGTCGACGGTACGACGTGGCTGCTCGACCCCGGCGACAGCTATTACTTCGAAAGCCGCTTACCGCATCGTTTTCGCAATCCCAGCGCGCAGCAGGTGTGCGAAGTCGTGTCGGCCAATTCGCCGCCCACTTTCTGA